In Phycisphaerae bacterium RAS2, the DNA window CCTCGACGAAGGGACCGACCCCAAACCCGAGGCCGAACAGAAGAATCTCGCGGCGATGATTCGCAAGATCGATGCCGACGTGCTGGCGCTGGAGGAGGTCGAGAACGAAGGCGTGCTCAAGCAATTCGTGGAAACGCATCTCGGCGACATGGGCTACAAGAACGTCGTCAGCATCGCCAGCAACGACCGCCGCGGGATTGAGTGCTCGGTCGTGTCGCGCCTGCCCGTCGGGCCGGTCACGTCTTATCGGTTTGTCGATTTCAGCGATGGATCGGGCGGGCAGACGCGCTTCCAGCGCGACCTGCTGCGCGTGCGAATCTTGCCGCCCGAGGCGCCGGCCTTTGATGTGTTCGTCGTGCATCTCAAAAGCAAGCGCGGCGGCGAGGAGAGTTCCGGTCGGATTCGAACAGCCGAAGCCAAAGCAGCGCGGGCGATCATGGATGAGACATTGAAGGCGGACCCCGCGGCGCTGTTTGTGATCTGCGGAGACTTCAACGACACGTTCGACAGCCCGTCGCTGAAGTTGATACGCGGCGACGGCGATTCGGCACTTCGTGACTTTTTGCACGATGTCCCGAAATCGACGGTGAGTTACAATCAAGCCCCCTACAAGAGCATGATCGACTTCATCTTTGCCTCACCGGCGATGGCGAAGCGATACGAAGCCAAGTCGTACCAGGTGATCCAGAGCAGCAAGAAGGAGGGTGGCTCGGACCATAATCCGGTCGTCGCCCGGTTCAAGCTCAAGTGATCTGAAGCCGTCAACAAGTACCGAGAATTTCTACTGGGAAGGCGGATTGGTTGCGCTATTATGGGGCGAAGTTGCGAGTCGAGCATGCTCTTTGTTTGAAGGCGGCGAGGAATGTCCCGAGAGGGGCGATGCTGTAAATCATTTATTTTCAATCTGTTATGGCTTGTCCGTGGTGGGATAGGATACGCAAACCCACGAGTTTGCAGGGCAATGGCAACCTGAATGTAAAAAAACCGTTGCGGGGAGCCGAATAAGGTGTTGACACCGCGTTCCCAGTATAGCTAAACTTCGCCCTCGTTGTCAGGCGATAAAGCCTGAAAGGTCTCGCCCTTATGGCGCGGCAAGGCCGAGGCACGCAGCAGCTGTTCAGTCGTTCCCGCTGATCAGGCATGCTTTGGGCCGTCGGAGTGAGAAGAGTCTAAACCGGGAACCCATTGAAGAAGCGAGGTGTCTTATGTGGTGGGACTTTTTGCTCGGAGCGTTGATTGGTTTGATCGACCTGAATCCGCTGCTGGACTTCGTCCTGACTCCGTTGAGCTGGGCGTTGCTCTGGTTCGGTAACTAACAAGAGTTGAAATGAGACGCGCCGCGTGGTGCGTCCGACTAAGTTCCTTTTTTGAAAAGGAAGGATACACATGGCTTGGGATTTTGTGATTGGTGCCTTGATCGGTCTTATCGACCTGAACCCGCTGCTCGACTTCATCTTGACGCCGCTTAGCTGGGCGCTGCTCTGGTTCGGCAACTAAGCCGACCGTAGCAAGTACGCAGTGGGCCGTTAAGGCCAACTAGCAGGTTTCCGTTCGAGAGGGCAGATGATCGCAAGATCATCAGAGTGGACTCGGGCAGGAATCGCAAAAAGCCGCCTCCCTTTGGAACTTTGCTTTCAACGTGGCAGGAAGGCGGCCATCGGGTCGGACCACATGGCCCGTCATGACCCTGGCATCCAGCGCTCCATGCGGGCGCTCAAAAAAGTCTGCTTCTGCTAGCAGTAGCAGGACCTGTCCGTGAATCACGTTCAGGTCCTGTTTCTTTTTTACTCGCGGCAGTGATACCATACGAGGGATGGAGCGCGATGCCGCCGCGTCGAATTCGAACCCGGCTGCCGCCGATTCGCCAACGTAATGACTACAAAGACCATGGCCAAAGTCGAAGTACCAGAAGGATTGTGGCTGCGCTGCCAGGGCTGCAGCAAGATGATCTTCCGGAAGATCCTGGAAGAGAATCTGCTCGTCTGTCCCGAGTGCCAGCATCACTACCGCGTCGACGCCCGGACTCGCGTGGCGCAGCTGACAGACCCGGAGAGCTTCGATGAGTTCAATGCAGGCCTGGTCTCGAGCGATCCGTTGAGTTTCAAGGACTCCGCCGGATACAAGGATCGACTCGCCGCCGCCCAGAAGAAGACCGGCCTGACCGAAGCGGTGTTGACCGGTCGCGCGTACATCAAGGGTCGCCCCGTCATCCTCGCGGTGATGGATCCGTTCTTCGTGATGGGCTCAATGGGGACGGTCGTAGGGGAGAAGATCACCGCGGCGATCGAGCGCGCGACGGATGAGGAACTTCCCGTTGTCATCGTGACCTGCTCCGGCGGCGCTCGCATGCAGGAAGGCCTGGTCAGCCTGATGCAAATGGCCAAGACGTCGGCGGCACTCGCCCGGCACGACGATCACAAGGGCCTCTACATCACCGTAATGACCGACCCGACGACGGCCGGCGTGGCGGCGAGTTTCGCGTTCCTGGGGGATGTGATTCTCGCGGAGCCGAAAGCCATGATCGGCTTTGCCGGTCCGCGCGTCATCTGGAACACGGTCAAGGTGGACCTGCCCGAAGGGTTCCAGACTGCCGAGTTCATGCTCGAACACGGCTACGTCGATCGAATCGTCGCTCGGTCGGACCTGCGCAGCGAGATCGGCCGGATCATCGACTACTGCGGGAAGTAACCTCGCCTGCTGGGCATCGCCCTTTCTGTTAATCCGTATCGCCGGCTGCAATGGAATTGTCATTCGGGCTAAACGAGTTCCTGAATTGCAGGCGCTGACCCTCCTATTCCGATCGATATTATCGGTCTAAAGACGAAGGATGAATCCTCGGTCAATCTTGTGAAAATGCAGCTGCGCACTGCCGATGGAAGCAGGGTGGAGCCGGGTTAAGTGCTTTCTGCGGACCAAGTTGGAGATCGTCGGTGATCGATGTGTTGCGCCTCGATGTTCAACAACTCAAAGCGTGACTCCCGTCAATGGCGCGTTGCCTGGGTCGGTGCGGAATGCGATAATCACAGTTCTTTGGATTTCGCAGCGAACCTTCGAGCCGCCATTGAAACGAATCGCGACTGGCTGGTGAGTTTCGAACGCACGGCGAATGAGAATGAGCAGTCCGACAAACAAACGTTGAGCCGACCATGAATATCCTCGGAATATCCGCCTTTTATCACGACAGCGCGGCGTGCCTCGTGCGCGATGGCGAGCTGGTGGCCGCCGCCCAGGAAGAGCGATTCACGCGGAAGAAGCACGACTACCGCTTTCCGAACAAGGCGATTGATTACTGCCTCGCCGAGGCCGGGATTACGCCGGAGCAGCTGGATCACGTTGTTTTCTATGACAAGCCGCTGTTGAAGTTTGAGCGGCTTCTGGAGACGTACCTGTCGTTCGCGCCGGCCGGGTTGAAGAGCTTCATGCAGGCGATGCCGCTGTGGATGAAGCAGAAGCTGCATCTGCCGCGGGAGATGGACCACGGCCTGAAAAATAAATACAAAGGTCGCTACATCTTCACCGAGCACCACGAGTCGCACGCCGCCAGCGCTTTCTTCCCCTCGCCCTTTGAGGAGGCGGCCATCCTGACGCTCGACGGCGTCGGTGAATGGGCGACGGCCAGTTACGGCTATGGCAAGGGCAACAAGATTCACATCTCGCACGAAATGCATTTCCCGCATTCGGTGGGTCTGCTCTACTCGGCGTTCACGTATTACTGCGGGTTCAAGGTCAACTCGGGCGAGTACAAGCTGATGGGCCTGGCGCCCTACGGCGAGCCGAAGTTCGTCGATCTCATCCTGAAGAACGTCGTGGATCTGAAGCCCGACGGATCGATTCGGATGGACATGAAGTATTTCAACTACTGCCAGGGGCTGACGATGACCAGCCCGGCGTTTCACGACTTGTTCGGCGGACCGCCCCGCGGGGCGGAGTCGAAGCTGACCCAGCGCGAGATGGACATTGCCGCGTCGATCCAATGGGTGACCGAGGAGATCATGCTCCGCGCCGCGCGCCACGTGCACAAAGAGAGCGGCGGCATGAAGAACCTCGTGCTGGCCGGCGGTGTCGCGCTGAATTGCGTCGGCAACGGCCGCATCCTTCGAGAGGGGCCGTTTGAGCGGATCTGGATTCAGCCCGCGGCCGGTGACGCCGGCGGGGCCCTGGGCGCCGCGTTGTTTGTGTGGCATCAGTTGCTGAATAAGCCGCGCCAGGTGCAGCCCGATTTGGATTCGCAGCGAGGCTCGCTGCTCGGCCCGGCCTACACGACCGAGCAAATCCGCCGCATGCTGGACGAAGCCGGCGCGAAGTATCACTACTTCGAGCGCGAGGAAGACGTCATCGACCGCATCGTCGATGCCATGACCAACGAGAAGGTCGTTGGTCACATGGCGGGTCGCATGGAATTCGGCCCGCGGGCGCTGGGCTGTCGCTCGATCATCGGCGACGCGCGCTCGCCTGCCATGCAGTCGGTGATGAATCTCAAGATCAAGTTTCGTGAGAGCTTCCGGCCGTTCGCTCCGTGCGTGCTGCGCGAGCACGTACACGAGTATTTCCAGATGCGGCCGAACGAAGACAGCCCGTACATGCTGCTGGTGGCGCCGGTCGCCGAGGAGAAACGGATCCCGCTGAACGGGGAGTCGGACAAGCTGTTCGGCATCGACAAGCTGAAGCAGTTGCGGTCGGTCGTGCCGGCGATCACGCACGTGGACTATTCGGCGCGCGTGCAGACGGTGGACCCGGTTCGCCATCCGCGCATGCACCGTGTGATGTCGGGGTTCAAGAAGAAGACCGGCTGCCCGGTCATCATCAACACGAGTTTCAACGTTCGCAGCGAGCCGATTGTGTGCTCGCCGACGGACGCGTATCGCTGCTTCATGGTCTGCAACATGGACGTGCTCGTGGTCGAGAACTTCATCATGTACAAGACCGAGCAAAAGCAGATGACCGAGGCGGAGATTCAGGAGTATCTGGCGCAGTTCCAACTGGACTAGGAATGCAACCGCCGGCGAGCCATCGCGGGCGAATGCAATCGAGACGACGCAATCATGATTCAAATCGACTGGAAACCATCGAATCGCATCCTCCGCAACTTCGGGTTGATCGGGGTGGTCGCGTTTTCGGCGTTCGCGGGGCTGATTCGCTACGACTTCGGCTGGTTCGACAAGATTCCAGGCACGCCGCCGGTGATCTACACGCTGCTGGGGTTGGCGGGCTATTGCGGTTTGTTCGCGCTCGTCGCGCCGCCGGCCTTGAAATGGCTTTACATCCTGCTGACAGTGGTGAGCTTCCCGATCGGATTCGTGGTGTCGTACGTGGTCGTGCTGGTGATGTTCTTCCTGGTCATCACGCCGATCGCGATGGTGTTCAAGTTGATCGGGCGCGATCCGATGAATCGGAGGTTCAACCCGTCGTTGGCGAGTTACTGGATTGCGCGAACGCCGCCCGCGACCGCCAAGCGATACTTCCAGCAGTTTTAGTTGGCAGTGGCCAGTGGTCAGTGACCTGTGGTTGGTGAGAGTTGAAGTGCAGTGAGCGATTCTGACGCGCTGTTCATTTAGCCGGCCAGCATGCCGGCCGAAAAGGTTCAAGCCGAACCGTTGGATGGTTAATAATCTTGGTACACCGGCGTGATCGCCGAAGCCCCGGAGCCTGGCATGTCGAAGCAAGAAGATCAAAATGACTTTTCACGCGAGGCCGAGGGCGGGCGGACGGGCTTGGCCGCCGAGTTCATGGACTTCTTGAAGCACAACAAGAAGTGGTGGCTGCTGCCGATTCTGCTGGCGATGGTGGCCGTTGGCGTGCTGATTGCACTGGGCGCGACGGGCGCAGCGCCATTTATCTATCCGCTGTTTTAGGCCTGACCCCCGGGGCCAGGAGGCTTGAGGCCTGGCATTTCGCCCGTGACGAGTCGGGACAATGCTACGTCGACTCGGACGCACCGGTCGGCGCGCGGGACGCGACGAAGATTCCCAAGAGAATGATTCCGCCGCCGATGCCCTGCATCAGGCGAATCTCCTCACCGAGAAAGAAGTACGCGAACAGCGTCGCGCCGATCGGCTCACCGAGGATGCACACCGCGACGAGCGTGGCCGGCAGGTGGCGCAGGGCGTAGTTCAGCGACGTGTGGCCGATGAGCTGCGGCACGAGCGCCAGCAGGACGAGATAGACATACGTCGCGCGATGGAGGCCCAGCACCGTCGCTCCCTGCACCAGTGATATCGCCACGAGCAGCAGCGCCGCCACGCCGTAGACCGGCAGCACGTACGGCAGCAACTCCACTTCCGCCCGTACCCGTCGACCGATCAGCAGGTAACACGACGCCATCACGGCCCCCGCCAGCGAGAGGAAGTTCCCATACAGCGCGCCGGGTCTTGCGGTTGACGCGGTCTCTTCGACCGGCCCGGCGGCATCGGAGAGACCGATGAGCGTGCCGCCCACGACGGCCATCGCGATGGCGATGATCAGGTTGCGATGCAGTTTTTCCTTCAGAAAGACAAACGACGCGATGCCGACGAAGATCGGATTGGTGGTGACGAGCACGACCGACGACAGCACGCTGGTGTGCTGAAGCGACGCCACCCAGAAGTAGAAGTGCAGCCCGAGGAACAGCCCGGCGAAGATGACGGCGCGCACGTGCTTGCGCGGCAGGGCCAGCGCCTGCCGGCGGTGCGCGGCGACGGCCGGCGGCACGAGGCACAGCGTGGCGAGGACCATGCGCGCGGCGGCGATCACTACGGGCTGCGCATCGTGGCTCAACTTGATGAAGATGGCGGCGGTTGAGATGGCGACGATGCCGACGCCGACGATCAGAGGCAATGCGCGGGGGTGACTCATGGGTGTGGATATGTAGCCGACGCGGCGGCGCGAGGGAAGAGGCGTTGAATCGGACGTGGGGAACTGTACCCGTTGGGGAATCGGGGCGGGGCAGTTTCGCCCAGGTTTGGTGCAGGTCCGATCACGCTCGGGTCGGAACGCGGTGCCGGGCCAATCCGAGGCGGTTTTTTTCCCGCGCGGGCTTGCGGATTGATGGCTGGCACGTCGCGTGTATGGGTAGTTGCGGCAGGCTGTCGCGCGTCGCGCGGAGCGAGTCGAAGTCCCAGCCCGCTTGCTCCGCGTGTCGTGCCGGCCTGCCGAGGATTTCCGTCTGCCGTAGAAGTGACGGAGGGCCTCGCTCGCCACGTGGGGGAGTATCGCCTTGTTGGATGAAAAAGGAATCGGTGACATGGAGTCTGCCCTGGCGGAAACGCAGTACATGCTCAAGCGGTGGCAATTGTCGGCGTCGGCGACGGGGTACATCTGGATCAAGCCAACGGTCGAGCGACTAAGCCCGGAGGAGCTCGCGGGCTTTCTGGCGCTGCTGCGCCGCGCGTGCGAATCGCATCAGCCGCGGATGATCATGTTTGACTTTCACGAGGTGCAGATCGTCGGGCACCAGTGGACGACGGTCGAATCGTTGCTGCTGGACCTGGCGCGATCGATGCACGCGCGGTGCCGGGTTGTGTCGTCGCCGCAGCGGCCGGTGTCGGCGTTCTTTGTGTATCAGGATGCCGCGGAGTTCGGAGCGGCCGGCCCGCCGCGTAGCGCGATTCCGGCGGCATGACGGATTGAGCAGCGTGATCGATCCGAGACGCGCGCGTCAGGAAGCGGTCATCTCTCGCACCGATGGGCCCGCAACGTCGCGATGAACCCGTTCGTGGTGAATCGCTAGTTTCGCTCCCAAGTACAAGTAGCTGCACCATATGGGAACAACGAACAGCTGAAATCGTTGCTCCGGCCATGCCCATCCCGCAAGTTGACCGGCCATTGCGATGGACACAAGCGGTATCCCATGGAAAAAAACTCGCTTCCATCGACGATAGAAAACAACGATACGCCTGGTAGTGCGTGGTACTGGCCGAATCTCCCCAGCGGCACTAGCAATAAGCATGTACTGAAGTAGCATGTTTGGAATGATGATAAGGAAATAAAGCAACAACTCACTTCCGGACAATCTCATTCGCGGATCGTATTCAAAGTAGCCCGGAACGCGCCCGCATTCTACAATCGCCCGTGTTATTCCAATGATTATTCCCGAAGCAATGATCGCGATCGCCGCAAGATTGGATAGTATCATCGATCGGATTAACTTCTTGCGAATGGGTTGAGTCTTCCGAGTCCGAATGAGTCCGCCTGCAACACGTTCGCCACACTCGGGACAGACTCCGCTGGTATTGCCGCGTAGATAGTAGCCACACCGACAATTCTCGTTCGTTCCAATCAATGAGCGAGCGATTCTGCGGCCGAGCACTCCGATTATCCACGCAATAAGAAAAACCACGGGCAGGAACAGCCAATTGGGCAATTCAACGCCTGGCCCGCCGAAATACAATGGATAGTATTTTGGGGTGGACGGTCCAAGTACGAATTGCTTATCGAATCCGCGCCCTCTGGACGTATGCACCGTGGGAAACCACTTACCGTCGTTGGCGCTCTGCTCGGGGCCGTAAAAGGCTACTTTTCCGCCGTATGTTGCCAACGATCCGAATTGCCAGTGAACCCTTGTTACGCGCCCAAATACAGACAAAACGCAAAGTCCCGTGCACGCGGCAACGATTGAAATTGCAATGGCGCTAAATAATGTCTGGACTTTCCGGCGTGGCGTGTGCATTGGCCGCTCGGAACAAGCGTTGAAGCACTATTTTCGGCGTCGTGGTGCGCGGGTGGCGGGTTTCGACGACGCAGGTTTGCTGCCGTGGCTGGATACAGATGATTGCTTCGAATGACCGCCCCCGGTCGTCGATGGTGTTTGTTTGCCGGGCGAGCCCGCTTCTGTTTTGGCTACTGTATTCGCCGCCGCATCCGCCGGCTTGGCTGTCGAGTCCGGCTTCGCATCCGTACTCGACGATTTCACTTCCGCCGTGTCGGCCTTCGCCGCTTTGTGATAGGACTCGCTGCGATAGTCGGTCTGATAGAAGCCGGAGCCTTTGAACAGCACCGCGCCGCCCGAGCCGATCAACCGGCTCACCGGCTGCACCTTGCCGCAGGTTTCGCACTTCGCGCGGCGCAGGGCCGATGCCTTGATCGACTGGAACACTTCGAACACGGTCTGGCACTTGTCGCAGCGGTATTCGTAAGTCGGCATGTGTCGTATACCCTGAATTCTGCCCGGAATCGGTTCGGCACGCCGGGCATCGCGGCGAACAAGCTCGCCGGCCAATGGCTACGTGCTTGCTCCATTTGGTTCGATCTCGACGTTGCCCTTGCTGTCGCCATTCGTCTCATTTTCGCCTCCGGCGCTGATCGCCACACGCGCCGGGCGAAGCACGCGATCGTGCAACCGGTAACCCCTTTGCAGTTCCGCGCAGACGGTGCCCGCCGGCAGCGACGAACTCGCGTCCCGCATCAGAGCTTCGTGAATCTCCGGGTCGAACGGCTTGCCGACGGCCTCGATCGGCTCGATGCCGTGGGCCTTGAGCACTTTCGCGAATTCATCGGCGAGAAGCTTCACGCCGGCGCCGACGGAGTCGTCGGGCGGCAGCTTGTTCACGTGTTCCAGCGTGCGGTCGAGGCTGTCCACCACGGGCAGCAACTCGCGGGCGAGGTCGGTCGCGGCGTGCTTGAGCGCCTGGGCGTGCTGCTGTTGCAGGCGACGGGAGACGTTGACCGTCTCGGCCTGGGCGCGGAGATACTTGTCTTTGTATTCTTCAACCTCGCGGCGAAGGGCGTCGACGGGATCGACCGGCGCGGGCGGCGCCGGTTCCGCCGCGTCGGTACTTGCGTCGATCGGCGCGTTGCGCTCGGCGTATTGGTTCACTTCGTCGTCGGTGGGGGTCACGATCTTGTGCTCTTCCTTCTTCATATCCTTTGTCTGTCGCATCGCGCGATCATCGGTCGATTTCAACCAAACGGCCTTTACCCGTGTTCGTTGGGCCGCGCGGGTCGCCACGGCGACTCACCTTTGGAGAGCCGAAGCCCGCGGCTCATGACAGAAGTACCGCCTGGGCGTCAATCCTTCAGCGTCGACAAAAACTCCTTCAGCTTGTCAAAGAATCCGCGGCTCTCCGGGAGCACGCGCTTGTCTTCCGTCTCGGCGAACTCGCGGAGTAGCGCCTGTTGCTTGTCATTCAACCGTCGCGGAATCTCCACGAGCACGGCCACGAGCTGGTCGCCCTTGCGGCCGCTGCGCAAGTCGGGCAGTCCCATTTTCGGCAGGCGGATCACTTCGCCGTGCTGCGTGCCGGCGGGGATCGTCACCTTTGACTTGCCCGTTAGCGTCGGGATTTCGATCGTCGTGCCCAGGGTCATCTGCGTGAAGGACAGCG includes these proteins:
- a CDS encoding heat shock protein GrpE — protein: MATRAAQRTRVKAVWLKSTDDRAMRQTKDMKKEEHKIVTPTDDEVNQYAERNAPIDASTDAAEPAPPAPVDPVDALRREVEEYKDKYLRAQAETVNVSRRLQQQHAQALKHAATDLARELLPVVDSLDRTLEHVNKLPPDDSVGAGVKLLADEFAKVLKAHGIEPIEAVGKPFDPEIHEALMRDASSSLPAGTVCAELQRGYRLHDRVLRPARVAISAGGENETNGDSKGNVEIEPNGAST
- a CDS encoding EamA-like transporter family protein; translation: MSHPRALPLIVGVGIVAISTAAIFIKLSHDAQPVVIAAARMVLATLCLVPPAVAAHRRQALALPRKHVRAVIFAGLFLGLHFYFWVASLQHTSVLSSVVLVTTNPIFVGIASFVFLKEKLHRNLIIAIAMAVVGGTLIGLSDAAGPVEETASTARPGALYGNFLSLAGAVMASCYLLIGRRVRAEVELLPYVLPVYGVAALLLVAISLVQGATVLGLHRATYVYLVLLALVPQLIGHTSLNYALRHLPATLVAVCILGEPIGATLFAYFFLGEEIRLMQGIGGGIILLGIFVASRAPTGASEST
- the novN_1 gene encoding Decarbamoylnovobiocin carbamoyltransferase codes for the protein MNILGISAFYHDSAACLVRDGELVAAAQEERFTRKKHDYRFPNKAIDYCLAEAGITPEQLDHVVFYDKPLLKFERLLETYLSFAPAGLKSFMQAMPLWMKQKLHLPREMDHGLKNKYKGRYIFTEHHESHAASAFFPSPFEEAAILTLDGVGEWATASYGYGKGNKIHISHEMHFPHSVGLLYSAFTYYCGFKVNSGEYKLMGLAPYGEPKFVDLILKNVVDLKPDGSIRMDMKYFNYCQGLTMTSPAFHDLFGGPPRGAESKLTQREMDIAASIQWVTEEIMLRAARHVHKESGGMKNLVLAGGVALNCVGNGRILREGPFERIWIQPAAGDAGGALGAALFVWHQLLNKPRQVQPDLDSQRGSLLGPAYTTEQIRRMLDEAGAKYHYFEREEDVIDRIVDAMTNEKVVGHMAGRMEFGPRALGCRSIIGDARSPAMQSVMNLKIKFRESFRPFAPCVLREHVHEYFQMRPNEDSPYMLLVAPVAEEKRIPLNGESDKLFGIDKLKQLRSVVPAITHVDYSARVQTVDPVRHPRMHRVMSGFKKKTGCPVIINTSFNVRSEPIVCSPTDAYRCFMVCNMDVLVVENFIMYKTEQKQMTEAEIQEYLAQFQLD
- the accD gene encoding Acetyl-coenzyme A carboxylase carboxyl transferase subunit beta, coding for MAKVEVPEGLWLRCQGCSKMIFRKILEENLLVCPECQHHYRVDARTRVAQLTDPESFDEFNAGLVSSDPLSFKDSAGYKDRLAAAQKKTGLTEAVLTGRAYIKGRPVILAVMDPFFVMGSMGTVVGEKITAAIERATDEELPVVIVTCSGGARMQEGLVSLMQMAKTSAALARHDDHKGLYITVMTDPTTAGVAASFAFLGDVILAEPKAMIGFAGPRVIWNTVKVDLPEGFQTAEFMLEHGYVDRIVARSDLRSEIGRIIDYCGK
- a CDS encoding Zinc ribbon domain protein — protein: MPTYEYRCDKCQTVFEVFQSIKASALRRAKCETCGKVQPVSRLIGSGGAVLFKGSGFYQTDYRSESYHKAAKADTAEVKSSSTDAKPDSTAKPADAAANTVAKTEAGSPGKQTPSTTGGGHSKQSSVSSHGSKPASSKPATRAPRRRK
- a CDS encoding Endonuclease/Exonuclease/phosphatase family protein, which translates into the protein MKRMRYFSICLVLALALPLRAQDAAKPAEPAAASQPGASPAWAGKPVVKWQDAKNHVDEEIVVQGRIVQARNMGSITFLNFDTARTFTAVVHQRNYKNFTTPAEKMFEGKTVRIHGIISEYRDKPQIEVIKPDQVMIVADDAPLPERPAAPAPREFSGTVTIATFNVLNLFDAHDDPYHLDEGTDPKPEAEQKNLAAMIRKIDADVLALEEVENEGVLKQFVETHLGDMGYKNVVSIASNDRRGIECSVVSRLPVGPVTSYRFVDFSDGSGGQTRFQRDLLRVRILPPEAPAFDVFVVHLKSKRGGEESSGRIRTAEAKAARAIMDETLKADPAALFVICGDFNDTFDSPSLKLIRGDGDSALRDFLHDVPKSTVSYNQAPYKSMIDFIFASPAMAKRYEAKSYQVIQSSKKEGGSDHNPVVARFKLK